Proteins from a single region of Synechococcus sp. WH 8109:
- the murA gene encoding UDP-N-acetylglucosamine 1-carboxyvinyltransferase, translating into MAVAEASQEGLKQRLNVSGGHALKGTLRVSGAKNSALVLMTASLLSEETIELTNIPSLTDIDGMSAILEALGVQVNRQSDCIRLTAAKLSGSAPPYELVNSLRASFFSIGPLLGRLGHARVPLPGGCRIGARPVVEHIRGLKTLGAVVNVEHGIVTASVPGSKKRLTGAQIVLDCPSVGATETILMAAVLADGVSTIENAAQEPEVQDLANLLNTMGAQVSGAGGPVITVNGVERLRGCTNYPVIPDRIEAGTFLMAAAITRSPLVVEPVIPEHLSAVIQKLRDCGCSIEIKGRTVTITPGEITAVDITTQPFPGFPTDLQAPFMAVMCTAKGISVISEKIYENRLQHVAELQRMGASIRLEGSTAIIEGVAQLSAAPVTGTDLRAAAAMVLAGLSAKGITEVAGLKHLDRGYDDLEAKLSAAGAEVKRNIF; encoded by the coding sequence ATGGCCGTTGCAGAAGCGTCTCAGGAGGGTCTCAAGCAACGCCTCAATGTCAGCGGTGGACACGCCTTGAAGGGAACGCTTCGCGTTAGCGGTGCGAAAAACTCTGCCCTGGTGCTGATGACAGCCAGCCTCCTCAGTGAGGAGACCATTGAGCTGACCAACATTCCCTCCCTCACAGACATTGATGGCATGAGCGCCATTCTTGAAGCTCTGGGTGTTCAAGTGAATAGGCAGTCGGACTGCATTCGCCTCACTGCCGCCAAGCTCAGTGGCTCGGCCCCTCCCTACGAACTGGTCAACAGCCTTCGCGCCAGTTTCTTCAGCATTGGTCCACTGCTCGGACGTCTGGGACACGCGCGGGTCCCTCTCCCTGGGGGGTGCCGCATCGGGGCACGTCCCGTCGTCGAACATATCCGCGGCCTGAAAACCCTCGGTGCCGTCGTCAACGTGGAGCACGGAATTGTCACGGCCTCAGTGCCCGGCAGCAAAAAACGCCTGACAGGCGCTCAGATCGTGCTCGACTGCCCCAGCGTTGGCGCCACCGAAACCATTCTGATGGCAGCGGTTCTGGCCGATGGGGTCTCCACCATCGAAAACGCTGCTCAGGAACCTGAAGTGCAGGACCTGGCCAACCTGCTCAACACCATGGGCGCCCAGGTCAGCGGCGCTGGCGGACCGGTGATCACCGTTAATGGAGTGGAGCGACTCCGTGGTTGCACCAACTATCCGGTGATCCCGGATCGCATCGAAGCCGGAACGTTCCTGATGGCGGCCGCCATCACGCGCTCACCATTGGTGGTGGAGCCCGTCATTCCCGAACATCTCAGCGCTGTGATCCAAAAGCTTCGCGATTGCGGCTGCTCCATCGAGATCAAGGGGAGGACAGTGACGATCACCCCCGGCGAGATCACGGCCGTGGACATCACCACCCAACCGTTTCCAGGGTTTCCGACCGATCTTCAGGCACCGTTCATGGCCGTGATGTGCACAGCGAAGGGCATCAGCGTGATCAGTGAAAAGATCTATGAAAACCGGCTGCAACATGTGGCAGAGCTGCAGCGCATGGGGGCATCTATTCGGCTCGAGGGCAGCACAGCCATCATTGAAGGCGTGGCTCAGCTGAGCGCGGCCCCCGTCACCGGCACCGACCTCCGTGCAGCCGCTGCCATGGTGCTGGCTGGCCTCTCCGCCAAAGGAATCACCGAAGTGGCTGGTCTGAAGCACCTTGATCGGGGCTACGACGACCTCGAAGCAAAGCTCAGCGCAGCCGGCGCTGAGGTGAAGCGCAACATCTTCTGA
- the trpC gene encoding indole-3-glycerol phosphate synthase TrpC — MEIRRRPPNPKVRVAHLEYAVPHDDEEPRHILEKIVWEKDREIDAARDKVPLDNLKQQIAKLPTTKDFLGALQAAATKPAVIAEVKKASPSKGVIREDFDPVAIAKAYAAGGASCLSVLTDKTFFQGGFDVLVQVRQAVDLPLLCKEFVLSPYQLFQARAAGADAVLLIAAILSDQDLRYLNKAAAALGLTVLVEVHDATEMDRVLSIGGFPLIGINNRDLTSFETDLATTERLLVDFNERLKQQGVLLVSESGLFSRADLDRVQAAGAGAVLVGEALMRQPDVGAGLVQLIQPG; from the coding sequence ATGGAGATCCGCCGTCGTCCCCCTAACCCCAAGGTGCGGGTGGCCCATCTCGAATACGCGGTGCCTCACGACGACGAGGAACCGCGTCACATCCTCGAGAAGATCGTCTGGGAAAAAGATCGTGAGATCGATGCCGCCCGCGACAAGGTTCCCCTCGACAACCTGAAGCAGCAGATTGCCAAGCTTCCCACCACCAAGGATTTCCTGGGGGCTCTTCAGGCGGCCGCCACGAAACCTGCGGTGATCGCTGAGGTGAAAAAAGCGAGCCCCAGCAAAGGGGTGATCCGTGAGGATTTCGACCCAGTGGCGATCGCCAAGGCCTATGCCGCTGGCGGTGCAAGTTGCCTCTCGGTGCTCACCGACAAGACCTTCTTCCAGGGCGGCTTTGATGTCCTAGTGCAGGTGCGTCAGGCCGTTGACCTACCTCTGCTCTGCAAGGAGTTTGTGCTGAGCCCCTACCAGCTGTTCCAGGCCAGGGCGGCAGGGGCTGACGCGGTGCTGCTGATTGCTGCCATCCTTTCGGATCAGGATCTTCGTTATCTCAATAAGGCTGCGGCGGCTCTGGGTCTCACCGTGTTGGTGGAGGTTCACGACGCCACCGAAATGGACCGTGTGCTGAGCATTGGTGGCTTCCCCCTGATCGGAATCAACAACCGTGATCTCACCAGCTTCGAGACGGATCTGGCCACGACCGAACGGCTGCTGGTCGACTTCAACGAACGGTTGAAGCAACAGGGGGTGCTGCTGGTGAGTGAATCGGGTCTGTTCAGCCGGGCCGATCTCGATCGTGTACAAGCCGCCGGTGCCGGGGCTGTGCTGGTTGGGGAAGCCCTGATGCGCCAGCCGGATGTTGGAGCTGGTCTGGTTCAGTTGATCCAGCCCGGTTGA
- the lpdA gene encoding dihydrolipoyl dehydrogenase, with amino-acid sequence MSDASFDFDVIVIGAGYGGFDAAKHAAEHGLKTAIVESRDMGGTCVNRGCVPSKALLAASGKVRELADDKHLASFGIHAAPVRFERQKIADHANQLVQTIRTNLTKTLERAGVTILRGHGRLEGSQKVGLREPSGVDRVLTAKDVIIATGSDPFVPPGIETDGRTVFTSDEAINLEWLPRWIAIIGSGYIGLEFADVYTALGCEVTMIEAMDKVMPTFDPDIAKIAGRHLIDGRDIDARSGLLARKVIPGCPVQIELADFNSRELVETLEVDAVLVATGRVPSSKGLNLESLNVETNRGFVPIDDAMRVLVNGQPVPHLWAVGDVTGKLMLAHTAAAQGTVAVDNILGHAREIDYRSIPAATFTHPEISSVGLTEADAKALAEKDGFQLGSVRSYFKANSKALAELDSDGLMKLLFNKTSGEVLGAHIYGLHAADLIQEVANAVARRQSVRQLATEVHTHPTLSEVVEVAYKQAAAQLAA; translated from the coding sequence GTGAGCGACGCCAGCTTCGACTTCGACGTCATTGTTATTGGGGCCGGCTACGGCGGCTTCGACGCTGCTAAACATGCCGCTGAACACGGCCTGAAGACGGCGATCGTTGAATCCCGCGATATGGGTGGCACCTGTGTGAACAGGGGCTGTGTTCCCTCCAAGGCGCTACTGGCCGCCAGTGGAAAAGTGCGGGAACTGGCGGACGACAAGCACCTCGCGAGCTTCGGAATTCATGCTGCTCCTGTGCGGTTCGAGCGGCAGAAGATCGCTGATCACGCCAATCAGCTGGTTCAGACCATTCGCACCAACCTCACCAAAACCCTTGAACGGGCAGGGGTGACGATCCTCCGAGGCCACGGGCGTCTAGAGGGCAGCCAGAAGGTGGGGCTGCGGGAGCCCAGCGGGGTGGATAGGGTACTGACCGCCAAGGACGTGATCATCGCCACGGGCTCTGATCCCTTTGTGCCGCCAGGCATCGAAACCGATGGCCGCACGGTGTTCACCAGTGACGAAGCCATCAACCTGGAATGGCTGCCCCGTTGGATCGCCATCATCGGCAGCGGTTACATCGGCCTTGAATTCGCTGATGTGTACACCGCCCTCGGTTGCGAGGTCACGATGATCGAGGCCATGGATAAGGTGATGCCCACCTTTGATCCCGACATCGCCAAGATCGCTGGGCGTCATCTGATTGATGGTCGCGATATCGATGCGCGTTCCGGTCTGCTGGCCCGTAAGGTCATCCCGGGCTGTCCCGTGCAGATCGAACTGGCTGATTTCAACAGCCGCGAATTGGTGGAGACCCTTGAGGTGGATGCCGTTCTGGTGGCCACAGGGCGAGTTCCCAGCAGCAAGGGCCTCAACCTGGAGTCGCTCAATGTGGAGACGAACCGTGGCTTTGTCCCGATTGACGACGCCATGCGCGTTCTGGTCAACGGCCAACCTGTTCCCCATCTCTGGGCCGTCGGCGATGTGACCGGCAAGCTGATGCTGGCCCACACGGCTGCTGCCCAAGGCACCGTTGCGGTGGACAACATCCTTGGCCATGCGCGCGAGATCGATTACCGCAGCATTCCGGCAGCCACCTTCACCCATCCTGAGATCAGCTCTGTTGGCCTGACCGAGGCGGATGCCAAAGCTTTGGCGGAGAAGGATGGCTTCCAGCTTGGTTCCGTTCGCAGCTACTTCAAGGCCAATTCCAAAGCTCTGGCAGAGCTGGACAGCGATGGCCTGATGAAGCTGCTGTTCAACAAAACCAGTGGTGAAGTGCTTGGTGCCCACATCTATGGTCTGCATGCCGCCGACCTGATCCAGGAGGTGGCTAATGCCGTTGCCCGGCGCCAGAGCGTGCGTCAGCTCGCCACCGAAGTGCACACCCACCCGACCCTCAGCGAGGTGGTGGAGGTCGCCTATAAGCAAGCTGCCGCCCAGCTGGCCGCCTGA
- a CDS encoding aspartate aminotransferase family protein: protein MNTYGRFPLALAKGKGCWVKDTQGRRYLDAVAGIATCTLGHSDRAMQRALRKQLGRLQHVSNLYRIPEQEELASWLVRNSCADSVFFCNSGAEANEAAIKLARKHGHQRRGIERPVILTAAASFHGRTLAAVTATGQPKYHKGFEPMVTGFDYFPYNDLKALEALINRYEQGGPSIAAVLVEPLQGEGGVNPGDRAFFSRLREICTERNILLMLDEVQVGMGRSGRLWGYEQLGITPDAFTLAKGLGGGHAIGALLVNASADVFEPGDHASTFGGNPFACRAGLTVATEIERRDLLTNVTARGEQLRDGLQELVNCFPEHLQGVRGWGLLQGIVIREGSSWKAPALAKAAIDNGLLLVAAGPSVLRMVPPLTIKKREVRELLRRLAATLSSLS from the coding sequence ATGAACACCTACGGCCGTTTCCCTTTGGCTCTGGCCAAGGGGAAGGGCTGCTGGGTCAAGGACACCCAAGGGCGGCGCTACCTGGATGCCGTTGCTGGCATTGCCACCTGCACCCTGGGCCACAGCGACAGAGCCATGCAGCGGGCTCTGCGCAAGCAGCTAGGACGGCTCCAGCACGTTTCCAACCTCTATCGGATTCCGGAACAGGAAGAGCTGGCCAGCTGGCTGGTGCGCAACAGCTGTGCCGACAGCGTCTTCTTCTGCAATTCCGGCGCCGAAGCCAATGAAGCCGCGATCAAGCTGGCGCGCAAACACGGCCATCAACGGCGCGGCATCGAACGGCCCGTGATCCTCACGGCAGCAGCAAGCTTCCATGGCCGCACGCTCGCGGCGGTCACCGCCACCGGTCAACCCAAGTACCACAAGGGTTTTGAGCCCATGGTGACCGGTTTTGATTATTTCCCTTACAACGATCTAAAGGCCCTCGAAGCCCTGATCAACCGCTACGAACAGGGCGGTCCCTCGATCGCGGCCGTTCTGGTTGAACCCCTGCAAGGAGAGGGTGGCGTCAACCCTGGAGACCGCGCTTTCTTCTCACGCCTGCGCGAGATCTGCACAGAGCGAAACATCCTGCTGATGCTTGATGAGGTGCAGGTGGGCATGGGGCGGAGTGGCCGCCTCTGGGGCTATGAGCAACTGGGCATCACCCCTGACGCCTTCACCCTGGCCAAGGGCCTGGGCGGTGGCCATGCCATTGGTGCCCTGCTGGTGAACGCGTCAGCTGATGTGTTTGAACCCGGCGATCATGCCAGCACATTCGGCGGAAATCCCTTCGCCTGCCGGGCGGGGTTGACGGTCGCCACCGAAATCGAACGACGTGATCTGCTGACCAACGTCACAGCCCGAGGCGAACAACTGCGCGACGGGCTCCAGGAGCTTGTGAACTGTTTCCCCGAGCACCTGCAAGGCGTGCGGGGCTGGGGCCTGCTGCAAGGCATCGTGATCCGGGAGGGCAGCAGTTGGAAAGCCCCCGCACTGGCGAAAGCTGCTATCGACAACGGTCTGCTCCTGGTGGCGGCAGGCCCCTCAGTGCTGCGCATGGTTCCCCCACTGACCATCAAGAAGCGCGAGGTGCGCGAACT
- a CDS encoding RNA methyltransferase gives MISSRRNPLVKRLRTLATRAGREAEGLLLLEGTHLLQEVLRQGNAPEEIIATEAWLQGHSAMAELCSQARWRIVTDEVLRAALTTVTPDGVACLSPLDRLPTVPPELDFLLVLDRIQDPGNLGTLLRTALAADVNAVWMGAGVDPLGTKVLRASAGALLQLPHQRFGPSEAMAISQLLQELKQLVSFGVQVVATLVPDATKADPPSPYWDLDWTLPTALVLGTEGAGLHPDLQACCTHAVTLPHSARVESLNVASAAVPLLLERRRATMTAKSQQFG, from the coding sequence CTGATCAGCAGCCGACGCAATCCCCTGGTCAAACGGCTGCGAACCCTGGCCACCCGTGCGGGGCGAGAGGCCGAGGGGCTGTTGCTTCTTGAGGGCACCCACCTGTTGCAGGAAGTTCTCCGTCAGGGCAACGCGCCCGAGGAAATCATCGCGACCGAAGCCTGGTTGCAAGGTCATTCGGCCATGGCTGAACTTTGTTCCCAGGCGCGATGGCGGATCGTCACCGATGAGGTGTTGCGGGCTGCGCTCACAACGGTCACACCCGATGGTGTTGCCTGCCTGAGCCCCCTGGATCGACTGCCCACCGTCCCTCCAGAGCTGGATTTTCTCCTTGTTCTGGATCGGATTCAGGATCCTGGGAATCTGGGCACATTGCTGCGCACCGCCCTGGCGGCTGACGTCAACGCGGTCTGGATGGGAGCCGGTGTTGATCCCCTCGGCACGAAAGTCTTGCGGGCCTCTGCCGGTGCTCTGCTTCAACTGCCGCATCAACGCTTTGGCCCGAGCGAAGCGATGGCGATTTCACAGCTTCTGCAGGAACTGAAGCAGCTGGTGTCCTTCGGTGTGCAAGTGGTGGCCACCCTTGTGCCCGATGCGACCAAGGCTGATCCTCCCTCTCCCTACTGGGATCTCGACTGGACGCTGCCGACGGCGCTGGTGCTGGGAACCGAGGGTGCAGGTCTGCATCCAGACCTCCAGGCCTGTTGCACCCATGCCGTCACGCTCCCCCACAGCGCACGGGTGGAATCCCTGAATGTGGCGTCTGCCGCTGTTCCTCTCCTTCTGGAGCGGCGAAGAGCGACAATGACCGCCAAATCGCAGCAGTTCGGGTGA